From the Hevea brasiliensis isolate MT/VB/25A 57/8 chromosome 15, ASM3005281v1, whole genome shotgun sequence genome, one window contains:
- the LOC110661851 gene encoding probable methyltransferase At1g29790, with the protein MGFTMGLNLLLLLAMVATNILSLYHLSAPTLQSPKPPAPLQVPDHLLHQLQTIRATINHLTRHQPSNPTTPTTSQSKPTIPSDLLLYSHVSPIASSCHNHPDLLHKYMSYTPYSLCPLDSDLAESLILRGCHPLPRRRCFSRTPSKPPSSLPRNPFPSSFVDSNVIWAQYSCKSFSCLAKQSPNLGFDINAEISRFMTYKTELDLPIPQLLQVAKSANSLIRLGIDIGGGTGTFGARMKQYNVTVITTTMNFNAPNNEVVAIRGLVPLHVPLQQRLPVFDGVVDLVRCGRAVNRWIPLKMMEFLFYDVDRVLRGGGYFWLDHFFSKGVDLDKIYGPLIGKLGYKKVKWAVGNKTDSSGLKNGEVYLTALLQKPVSR; encoded by the coding sequence ATGGGTTTTACCATGGGCTTGAACCTGCTGCTCCTCCTAGCCATGGTGGCTACCAACATCCTGTCCCTCTACCACCTCTCTGCTCCCACTCTTCAATCCCCCAAACCCCCAGCTCCTTTGCAAGTCCCAGACCATCTGCTCCACCAATTGCAAACTATACGCGCCACCATTAACCACCTCACGCGCCACCAACCATCAAACCCCACCACTCCCACCACCTCTCAATCCAAACCCACCATCCCTTCAGATCTCCTCCTCTATTCGCACGTATCCCCCATAGCCTCTTCCTGTCACAACCACCCTGACCTTCTCCACAAGTACATGAGCTACACTCCTTACTCTCTTTGCCCTCTTGACTCTGATCTTGCTGAGTCTTTAATCCTCCGTGGCTGCCACCCTCTCCCTCGTCGCCGATGCTTCTCCAGAACCCCATCAAAACCCCCTTCTTCTCTCCCACGTAACCCTTTCCCTTCCTCATTTGTTGACTCTAATGTAATATGGGCTCAATATTCTTGCAAATCCTTTTCTTGTCTTGCTAAACAGAGCCCGAATCTTGGTTTTGATATAAACGCTGAGATCTCAAGGTTTATGACATATAAAACAGAGTTAGATCTCCCAATTCCACAACTGCTACAAGTAGCCAAATCAGCTAATTCTTTGATCAGACTTGGTATTGATATTGGCGGCGGTACTGGTACTTTCGGAGCAAGAATGAAGCAGTACAATGTGACTGTAATCACTACCACAATGAATTTCAATGCGCCTAACAATGAAGTGGTGGCAATCAGAGGTTTGGTGCCACTTCACGTGCCATTACAGCAGCGGTTGCCGGTGTTTGATGGGGTGGTGGATCTGGTGAGGTGTGGACGTGCAGTGAACAGGTGGATACCATTGAAGATGATGGAGTTTTTGTTCTATGATGTGGATAGGGTGTTGAGAGGTGGTGGGTACTTCTGGTTGGATCATTTCTTTAGTAAAGGGGTGGATCTTGATAAGATTTATGGGCCTTTGATTGGAAAGTTGGGTTACAAGAAGGTGAAATGGGCAGTGGGGAATAAGACTGATTCAAGTGGCTTGAAGAATGGGGAGGTTTACTTGACTGCTCTTCTGCAGAAGCCTGTATCAAGATGA